Proteins from a genomic interval of Betta splendens chromosome 10, fBetSpl5.4, whole genome shotgun sequence:
- the LOC114864876 gene encoding uncharacterized protein LOC114864876, giving the protein MEVLTDGSLELVIQVVCNPRGGGKRLLAKTLDCEIVQKKQRFMYIVNNRNNELCFAINLAHLLYPGITDAEAERRGSDLQQRAGLTAQTLECFTNMEKFEELVQCRIVIFYRTDLKRLNTFHTAKQRSGNPLYMFLFKNHYYGLKNACAFIGKKYLCSHCNTGYDGLLNHKCEGRFNVCLDAACAATRTAAGGGVVCEYCNCWCASAFCLAKHREKVWRPVAQKHASICDMHKKCHRCGLLYYVLLIKISKPHECPDVKCCICGGVKYAWATERLFYDFETYPVENGTHVPFYVCVMRSNNSCPCYGPDCAVKLLRRYRAKKYKDSVFLAHNSKGFDGHILLSAMVSLGISPHVVMQGSKLVLFTKPHYNLKFIDSMSFLPFPLASLPKALGFEDAEKGHFPHKFSSKENLIYVGPYPAPEYYGCQQMTPKKRENGIHGVVHPSFRRDV; this is encoded by the coding sequence ATGGAAGTGTTGACGGACGGCAGCTTGGAGCTGGTGATTCAGGTGGTGTGCAACCCCCGAGGGGGTGGTAAAAGGCTGTTGGCAAAGACCCTAGACTGCGAAATTGTTCaaaagaagcagaggttcaTGTACATTGTCAACAATCGGAATAATGAGCTCTGTTTTGCCATCAACCTGGCGCATCTGCTCTATCCAGGAATCACAGACGCCGAGGCTGAAAGGAGGGGGAGCGATCTTCAGCAACGGGCAGGTTTAACAGCGCAGACGCTGGAGTGTTTCACGAACATGGAGAAGTTTGAAGAGCTTGTTCAGTGTCGGATTGTAATCTTTTACAGAACAGATTTGAAGCGCCTCAACACGTTTCACACTGCAAAGCAGCGGTCTGGTAACCCTTTATACATGTTTCTTTTCAAGAATCATTATTACGGTCTAAAGAACGCCTGTGCTTTCATAGGAAAAAAATACTTGTGCAGTCATTGCAACACCGGTTATGATGGGTTGCTGAATCATAAATGCGAGGGGCGTTTTAACGTGTGTCTTGATGCCGCCTGCGCGGCCACGCGTACAGCAGCTGGTGGGGGCGTAGTGTGTGAATATTGCAACTGTTGGTGTGCTTCGGCCTTTTGTCTtgcaaaacacagggagaaggtgtggcgCCCTGTGGCTCAGAAGCACGCGAGCATTTGTGACATGCACAAGAAATGTCACCGCTGCGGGCTCTTGTATTACGTCTTACTGATTAAAATATCAAAGCCGCACGAATGCCCGGACGTTAAATGCTGCATCTGTGGCGGGGTCAAATATGCATGGGCGACCGAGCGATTGTTTTATGACTTTGAGACGTATCCTGTTGAGAATGGCACGCACGTGCCCTTTTACGTCTGCGTGATGAGGAGCAATAATAGCTGCCCGTGTTACGGGCCCGACTGCGCCGTAAAGCTTCTCAGGCGCTACAGGGCTAAAAAGTACAAAGATTCAGTATTTTTGGCTCACAATTCGAAAGGTTTTGACGGGCATATTCTTTTGAGCGCCATGGTGTCGCTGGGGATTAGCCCTCACGTTGTAATGCAGGGGTCTAAACTGGTATTGTTCACAAAGCCTCATTATAATCTCAAATTTATAGATTCCATGAGCTTTCTACCTTTCCCTCTGGCCTCCCTGCCAAAAGCTCTGGGCTTTGAGGATGCTGAAAAGGGTCACTTCCCTCACAAGTTCAGCTCTAAGGAGAATCTGATTTATGTCGGCCCATACCCAGCTCCTGAATATTATGGTTGTCAGCAAATGACTCCAAAGAAACGCGAAAACGGAATTCATGGCGTGGTACACCCTAGTTTCCGGCGGGACGTTTAA